One window of Microcoleus vaginatus PCC 9802 genomic DNA carries:
- a CDS encoding HEAT repeat domain-containing protein translates to MALELIQAVEQADSSEGLLNAVKALAAASSKQAIPTLITVLGYNNPGAAVAAVDGLIELGEPAVLPLLEQLDGYNYGARAWAVRALAGIGDPRGLEILLDAAANDFALSVRRAAARGLGTICWELMPAEQIADAQLRAVKTLLQASRDPEWVVRYAAAGGLQALAGAATVKPDWLAEVSARFEEITQSDETTSVRARALLAKKILSLG, encoded by the coding sequence ATGGCATTAGAACTAATTCAGGCTGTCGAACAAGCAGATTCTTCCGAAGGCTTGTTAAACGCAGTCAAAGCACTGGCTGCAGCTTCCTCAAAACAAGCAATTCCTACCTTAATTACAGTGCTCGGTTACAACAACCCAGGCGCCGCTGTTGCCGCCGTTGATGGGCTAATTGAGCTCGGAGAACCTGCGGTGCTGCCGCTTCTAGAACAGCTTGACGGCTACAATTACGGGGCGAGAGCTTGGGCTGTTCGGGCTTTGGCGGGAATTGGCGACCCCAGGGGTTTGGAGATTTTGCTCGATGCAGCGGCGAATGACTTTGCTTTGAGCGTGCGGCGGGCCGCGGCGAGGGGTTTGGGGACGATTTGTTGGGAACTGATGCCGGCAGAACAAATTGCAGATGCTCAACTTCGCGCTGTGAAAACGCTACTGCAAGCGTCCCGAGATCCAGAATGGGTGGTTCGCTACGCAGCAGCGGGGGGTTTGCAAGCTTTGGCGGGTGCTGCGACTGTTAAACCGGATTGGTTAGCGGAAGTTTCGGCCAGATTTGAGGAAATCACCCAAAGCGATGAAACTACTTCAGTTAGGGCTCGGGCTTTGCTTGCTAAGAAAATATTGTCACTTGGCTAG
- a CDS encoding metal-binding protein: MNAQPKGRLVWNHSTHLPGLIPILERLTLKIGIQTVTPGVINKVKGHIPRMTLRVSVPIRGGFKIIARQGKTVQEVFILTTLSQGDLEEMIAQTLAK; the protein is encoded by the coding sequence ATGAACGCACAACCCAAAGGCCGCCTAGTTTGGAATCACTCTACCCACCTTCCCGGTTTGATACCAATTTTAGAGCGCCTCACCCTAAAAATCGGCATTCAAACTGTCACTCCCGGCGTCATCAACAAAGTTAAAGGACACATCCCCCGCATGACATTAAGAGTGTCAGTACCCATCCGCGGGGGATTTAAAATCATCGCCAGACAGGGCAAAACCGTACAAGAAGTCTTTATATTAACCACTCTCAGTCAAGGGGACTTGGAAGAGATGATCGCCCAAACCCTAGCCAAGTGA
- a CDS encoding response regulator — MKKILVIEDDDLIRETVLELLQSRGFEAVGAENGKVGIQLAAEIPDLILSDVMMPELDGFEVFAAVRSQPATASIPFIFMTGSEMEKALELKADGYLKKPCSLAEMLAAIATQLEKPTVANPKYQKLQDNSAPSNLSLRARNQKSRFEIGSVCWQ, encoded by the coding sequence ATGAAAAAAATATTAGTAATTGAAGACGATGATTTAATTCGAGAAACGGTATTAGAACTTCTGCAATCGCGCGGTTTTGAAGCTGTGGGTGCTGAAAACGGAAAAGTCGGTATCCAGTTAGCAGCCGAAATTCCCGATTTAATTTTGTCTGATGTCATGATGCCAGAACTCGACGGTTTTGAAGTATTCGCAGCCGTGCGATCGCAGCCTGCAACCGCCAGCATTCCGTTTATTTTTATGACTGGTTCAGAAATGGAAAAAGCCCTGGAACTCAAAGCAGACGGCTATCTCAAGAAACCTTGCAGCCTCGCAGAAATGCTCGCGGCGATCGCCACTCAACTAGAAAAACCGACCGTTGCCAACCCAAAATATCAAAAACTACAGGACAATTCTGCGCCATCAAATCTTAGCTTGCGCGCCAGGAATCAAAAATCTCGGTTTGAGATTGGCTCGGTTTGCTGGCAATGA